The genomic stretch ACGATACTTAAAAGCTTAAAACAAGTAAGCAACTGTCTACCATTAAAACAAGAACCTCTTCAATGATTAACTAAgtctaatttgttttaaattatgtatcaaCAATTTTGAAAACTACGGTAATTCATATATCtccaaaataataactaaatttgcATATTCATTTTTAGCTCAGTATGAGAAATTTCAATAAAGGCACGACTCGGCGAGGAAGAGTACGCGGTGCGGCGTATAGTACCAAGGCGGAAGTACAGCCTCAGCCTCGGTTAACCGTTTGCGCAACAAACAGCTGATTATCCGCGAGTGACGGTTGTCAATTATTGTTTAATGGCCGGTGTGAGTGGCATCACCGCTTCATGCGCATGCGTATTGTGTAACGTGCCATCTTCGTGGGAGGGAGACTTCAACTATCTGGAGGCCTGAGGCTCAACACCGTCAGGGCCAAGGGTGCAGCATACATAATCTGACACTGGAGTTGTGGATGATACAATCACGCTGgttatattagtataatgttttatttagtatgAACATTTTTAAGGTTTGCAAAGTCTGCTGTTTACTAACCCTGGATTGTTTACAGATGAACCAACTGTGCAAGGTGTGCAGCGAAAGAGCTGCGGGATTCCACTTCGGGGCCTTCACATGCGAGGGATGCAAGGTAATTGGTGCtttcataatacatttttgaaaatcaatttaTTCTTTGACGATTGGCTAGCATGGGTGGACCAGTTAATTTTTCAAGATTGACCAACTCAGTAACAAGTAAAGTAccaaattttgttgtttttttattttttgtaatccctaaacattatttttttgaaaaggaGTAGCATAATAATTTCACACTTTTATACTTGTTAGATgatttaattactattcacgttaaCGTCAACTTTCATCACGGCAATATAATTTACCTATTTTATGCCACTTTAGCAATTGGAAAATGGTTAGGCGAATCGTTCAAAAAATGCCGCTTCCCATTTCAACAGCACCTCGTCTGAATTCTATCATGAACACGACTAGAGGCCGCCGGCGGCGCTAGCACCACAGGCCCTGATCTTCGGCCAGCGATTCGCTCCATTCCACAGTTGCAGAAACTAAATAGTCATGTTAATTTGAGTAAATCGGACCGTTTCGCAAAGCAAAGGTTGGGCAAGCGGCCTTCAAGGAGTGTGGTCATATGGAGCGCGGAACTGAGCTCCACCGCTGCTTTCTCACCGGCTGTGTAAGCGACGTCGACCTTCCTCTATCGTTCACCTCTGGGCCCGACCTTCCTCCGGTCCTTATCTTATCATTCGTCGCTTCACAGTTCACATAACTTTTTGCCATTTAATTAGTTTGATTAGTAATttaggatttaggaaaaacattcAGGATTCTCCCTTTTGAGGGTTATATAGACATAGATAACCCTGCCATGTATTGTTAAAACAAACGTTATTCATATACTatcattgtaaacaaattatttagaataataattaatatgaatgttTCAATCTTGAGATTCACAAAACCAAAAGATTTTTAGCATTTTACTACATTGCTTACTAATACATCATTTTTTGTTAATAGctctataaaataacatttatattatattaactttaaattgctTGGGAATATTTGTGATACATTGTTTATATGTGGTTGAACACTTCTAAACACTTTATGTGAATAAAccaacaaaattaacattaagtaGTTGAAATCAGCTAAGTCCATTAGTTAGGCGAAGataaacttccagttttatacAGAAAGTAACATGTAACAGCTCACATATTTAGAGCATAACAAATCCACCGCCCTTAATTTACTCCTTTCatcattaatttgtataatagtgtaaaaatatatcacattgtAGCCTTGTCATTGCTAtgtttaagtataattttgttatttgtttcatcaaaatcatttgaaccgttatttaattttttaactcgtTTGGCCACTGCCCCATGTGAGCCAAGCAAAATTAAGAACATGCACTTAATTACATTGTATTTCAAACAGTTTATGAATCCGAGCTATGCTTACCATGTTTCATACAGAAGTGCGCTTCTATAGCATAATATTCCAGTTTTATCATGAAAACGTTGATAATCAATCGAACATCAACTTCCATTAcagttacatttttacaatatgttatgaaacgaaaactaaatattattattacctgatTCTTAATATGATGGGTCAGTGCAATTCCCACAGCACTGTAGATTAGCTCACACAGAACTTGTTCCGTAATGGAGTCATCCCGACCTTGATCTTGGTCCCGGGAATCCTGTCAACTGACCTGAATCAGTATTTCATCACTCGATTATAACGAGTTAATTGAGTCTCATATGGACCGTGCCAAGGTCCGTCGCGACGGTGAGAATTGTGTAAACAATAAACTCGACACGCAATGCCGTTTCACAATGGTGCTCGGCGCGCGGCGCGGCGACCTGCGTTAAATGGGACGGTTCACAGTTGTGCATGCGCAATCCGACCTTTATGCCCAGCGCTTAATTAATTGTTCCTTTGCATTTACCAGAGGTGTCGGCCGGATCTGTCACGCCTTTGCCCTTGCCCCGTCGCTTCGGTTGCTTGATTGTAGGCAGCAGGGCGCTCGTGGGATTTCGGTGAATTTATCAACTTTTTCCACATTCGCTGCTTTTCCACTGATGGTTCTTGGATGGGTTTGGCCATACTCATTTAATACAGTTTGTTTATTACGTATTAACAATTGTTTTTAGGTACAAACCagtatttattaagtattaactTTCACTTGAAGGAATTTGTGTTAAATGTCCTAAGGtctagttttaaaactttgataaatcaGGTCGCCTTTTTACAATGGATTCGGTAAACGTTTGGTAATtaatataaaccatttaaaaattattgatttgtgAGCCGTATATGATTCAACGAGTGTTTCACAAAAAAAGAACTGTgtctttcaattttgaaattaatacagACCTGGATAGTTGGTTGGATCACAGTGCACAAATTATATGAGGAGTGTTCACATCAAGTATGCGAAACCattacaaaaagatttatttatatttagaaacgtcacgaatttttaaattaacacaacTTATAACGAGAGAAATTTTGAAGTATAACAATCGCTGTGGCAAAATAATCTTCGATTTGGCAAGAAAAATTAGACCGATAAGACAAATCCATGATAGCTGCCAATGTCTTGTGATTTCGTTGTTTACACATGGGTGCGCCCAGCCTTGCTGAGTTTCCCTTCACAATGATCAATTGCCAATCGCATTATAAGAATTATTACTGAACCAATTCTCTTGGGTCATTTGGTGTCCCACTTACAAGGTGggactatttaaaatattgtaatataaattttgacgCTGTAGGTGTTAGCCTACTAGTGCCCGGAATGGAAAATTTGTACAAGATAAGGCGATATTGGGATCAGGAGTTTCCAAATATATTCGCACGTTTGTTACCTACACAATATTTTGCAGTATAATGTGAAGACAAAATCTGATGCAGATAAACTGCCTTGTAGGCAATTCAGCAAATACTTCGATCAATATTGAACAAGATAGAAGAAACGCTGGTAGGTCTCACGAGAATCTCTGAACTTGCCGGTGGGCCTCATATTAGGAGGACATAAACCGTCCACTCCGGGGGACATCCTCCTTCTACGGCATTGGAACAAATCCATATGCAGTCGACAGAAGCTGCATCGAACAACTTCATCGCGCTGCTCCCATCTAGGCACACTTTATGGGACGGATGGAGAGTGATGGGGGCACGTCGTGTGCATGGAGAAGAGTCGGATGGAGTTACATGCGAACTGGAAAATCTGAGTCTTTCTAAGAGACTTCTCTGATCGCCATATCGGTGATTCAGTCCAGCGATGACTGCATCTGCCGGCGGAAGTGTCCACGGATGGTTTCAGGGTCTCAACGGTACAACTCTCAGGAATTACTTTCATTCACTGGAGTTCCATATACTCAGTTTGGCGCTAGGTGGGCTCCAACGCTTTTATAAGTAATTGTAGAAAGTCACCTAGAGGAACTAATGTGTTTGTCTGTCTTGAATTATTCAAGGGCTCAAGCTTCGTATAACACTacgttaatatttcaaacaaggGTATAAGctccatttttttttaagttgaccTCTGTCAACTTGGTGATAAAACTGAATATCCAAGTGGACTCAGTAAACTTACTTTCGATCATTATGTCCCATAATACAAGGTGACCCTCGGAAGCTTCCAGGTGAATCCAACAACAAAAGAATTTAGAAGTAATGTTCAAAAGTGCTTTGTGTGTGATCTTTGGTGATTCTCAACTCATCACTGCTGGATAGTAGTGTTGATTCGTTCTTGGTTTCCAATCGTTCAACCAATCTGCAGATGACTGAGGATCTCTAATAAACGACTTTGTTGAAAAATGTAACTCGGCGCTGACAAGAAAAACAGCTTTCACAGCGGCATTGCCACTGACACAACATCAATTTGTAGGCAGGGCACATGAACATAAATAACGTATACGAGTAGAGCAGTGCAGAACGACAACGCAGGGCATACCTCAGCGCCGAGACGGACAAGACAGAAAGAAATCGACATGCGTGTTGGTGGCATCGGTAGCATTTTTCTCCCGTCATCAACATAGTTCGAGGAAGACGTTCCCGGCGAAAGTGAACTGAACCCCTGACCTACTCGTAGTCTGTTGACGTAATAACAACTAGAGCAGCGAGTGCGACAGAGCACACAGCCGAGCGTAGCGAACGGGTTAATTGATAACTCTCGCTCTTTTTATGCTCTTTAGTCACGGTTTTATGGCTCAATAACAGTGTGAAATGCTCCAGAAGAGTTATAGTTGAGGCGGCTACTGCTCGCAATCGTGCGTGTAGTGTAAGCAGGGATTAAATATCACTGTTTGTGTTCTGTTCTATACGAGCTCACGCTCTCCAGGTGAAACACTTTACTTACTGTGGCAAACGTAATTCCTCTCAACACGAGTAATGGCTTCAATTAAGAAGTGTGATTTGTCGCTTCGTGCCGCTAACAGTTCACGATATTTGATCTTTTACACAATAAGTGTGTCCAGAATGTATAGCTTGCCTTTTACAGGGTAAACATTCTGTAATCCACCGTTACGTTATCCAAAACccaccaataaatatattatacttgcaaaataaatattatgttttttaactaGATTTCAGAGTGTCATTTGACTTACCCTTGTGATCCAATTAAATGTTAACTTATAGTCGAAATTTCAAAATCTATTAAAGATAAGCCTTTATGAATTCAAAATTCATCGATTAGCTATTTTATAAAACTCAGGCTAAATATGTCTTTTTGACGATATTTATGTCCTACCTACAACCTCTGATGAATGTTTCTTTTCCTTCActcaatattttacaagaataacaatacgtttttttttgttacagtcgTTCTTCGGGCGTTCTTACAACAACATGAACTCCATCACGCCTTGCAAGAATAACGGGATGTGCGTAATCAACAAGAAAAACCGGACATCTTGCAAAGCGTGCAGGCTGAAGAAATGCATCGAAGTTGGCATGTCCAAGGGTGGTTCAAGGTATGGCAGGCGGTCAAATTGGTTCAAGATCCACTGTCTGTTGGAGCAAGAGCAGAGTGGGGCTTGCATGCCACCCATGGTTAGTATACCGTCTCCGCCTCCTCCACCTAGACCCAATACGTGGCCCATGGACTTTCTGGGTGGGCCAGCCTTCGATCAGAGGATGCACTTCGTCACTCCTCAGAAGAGCCCCAGAGAAGACATGGGATTCGAGGAGTACAAGAACGCATCATCACCCACCATAAGCTCCCCTGAATCTCACAACTCTGATTCTAGCGTCGAAATCGGAGAAAGGATAAAACCTCAACTGAACTTCTATAAACCCGTCGTAGCGAGAGACTTTCAGAATCCTTACATTCCCTTCGGAGCCTTAGCATCCCTTCACAACATTCTTCACAGCCCCGCATTCCTCCCTCCACTTCTCCCACCCAATCCGAACCTCCTTTTCTCCCCAGGAATTGTTTTACCCAAACCCGAATCT from Homalodisca vitripennis isolate AUS2020 chromosome 2, UT_GWSS_2.1, whole genome shotgun sequence encodes the following:
- the LOC124354120 gene encoding knirps-related protein-like isoform X1 encodes the protein MIMYNLVVYKCLWSTCIVGTIRLWTADTQLPYLVSLLTLAVGPGWSALCLTLWPASQNVLHHYHMNQLCKVCSERAAGFHFGAFTCEGCKSFFGRSYNNMNSITPCKNNGMCVINKKNRTSCKACRLKKCIEVGMSKGGSRYGRRSNWFKIHCLLEQEQSGACMPPMVSIPSPPPPPRPNTWPMDFLGGPAFDQRMHFVTPQKSPREDMGFEEYKNASSPTISSPESHNSDSSVEIGERIKPQLNFYKPVVARDFQNPYIPFGALASLHNILHSPAFLPPLLPPNPNLLFSPGIVLPKPESLPTTPEAKRKRLHLDAILRSQRSPTTDDHYSNDEVDLPTVEDHSPMDLTVRPTSREDSCCSGDEEEEHITVDGDDPVEESQSSRLTTPLDLTTKVQ
- the LOC124354120 gene encoding knirps-related protein-like isoform X3, with protein sequence MIKMNQLCKVCSERAAGFHFGAFTCEGCKSFFGRSYNNMNSITPCKNNGMCVINKKNRTSCKACRLKKCIEVGMSKGGSRYGRRSNWFKIHCLLEQEQSGACMPPMVSIPSPPPPPRPNTWPMDFLGGPAFDQRMHFVTPQKSPREDMGFEEYKNASSPTISSPESHNSDSSVEIGERIKPQLNFYKPVVARDFQNPYIPFGALASLHNILHSPAFLPPLLPPNPNLLFSPGIVLPKPESLPTTPEAKRKRLHLDAILRSQRSPTTDDHYSNDEVDLPTVEDHSPMDLTVRPTSREDSCCSGDEEEEHITVDGDDPVEESQSSRLTTPLDLTTKVQ
- the LOC124354120 gene encoding knirps-related protein-like isoform X2; amino-acid sequence: MVNMYCRNNKMNQLCKVCSERAAGFHFGAFTCEGCKSFFGRSYNNMNSITPCKNNGMCVINKKNRTSCKACRLKKCIEVGMSKGGSRYGRRSNWFKIHCLLEQEQSGACMPPMVSIPSPPPPPRPNTWPMDFLGGPAFDQRMHFVTPQKSPREDMGFEEYKNASSPTISSPESHNSDSSVEIGERIKPQLNFYKPVVARDFQNPYIPFGALASLHNILHSPAFLPPLLPPNPNLLFSPGIVLPKPESLPTTPEAKRKRLHLDAILRSQRSPTTDDHYSNDEVDLPTVEDHSPMDLTVRPTSREDSCCSGDEEEEHITVDGDDPVEESQSSRLTTPLDLTTKVQ